The genomic segment TTACAAAGGTGCGTCAAACACCTTCTACCAGCTAATTCTTCCTCCACATAACATTTCTCTCTTTGGCCATTATGCAGGTTCAGGCAGATTGTAGCAGAATATGACCCAGATGTCAAGGAGGTTCCTCACCTTTTTCGATCAGTCCTGCAGGAAGCGGCTGAGAAAATGAAAGAGGAAGATGAGGTCAAGAAACTGGCGCGACAGTGGACCACAAAGAGAGCCATGAGCATGTCCCTCACCACCTTCAAGTCCAGAGCCCGAATCTATCCTTTCATGAGTGACATTAAGACTATTTCTGAGGATGTTGAGCGAGAAGCTGAACCCGCCCGTAGAGTATGGAGCATGCCGGAGTTCCGTACCACAAAAGATGACTAAACTTCACCCAATCGATGGAAACTGCAACCCAATGACCAGAACTAATTCAACCTTAAAAAAGGATTAAAACAATCTATTCTTTATTAACATATACAGTAAGATGCTCACAGCACCTCAGCATTCTTGGGCAATGCAAACTCGCTTGTTTGGTCTATGCATGggcagctgccatattgctcTACGCAGGGATAAATGGCCATTTAGTTGTGTTGAAATCACTAATGAGCACCATGCGTTTTTCAGCATGATAAAATGTGATACAACACCAAATACTTCTATGGCcaatcattttgattttttttctagaaacaTCTGACTTTGTTAGAGATCTCCTGTTAATTACTCAGTCTGTACTAAATGCCCATATGAACTCAAGGAAAACAGTCACCCAAAGGCCTCCAGCCTTTGTTTTCCACTCCGTACTGTATTATGGAAGTTCCTTCTTTATTTCGTTACATATTTAGTTGTTACGTGATAGGTTTATTAGTGTTCTTGGGAACCATTCTATTGGCATCATTTATATTGTGACCAATCACATGCTGTACGATTTATATTATATAGCTACAACTCACTGCATTAAATCTAAGGGCAGTTTTGAGGCCCATATGGCATTTCTTTTTGGGCACAGGGTGTGGGAGGGACTTTTGACTATTTTGGCCAAGGGGCCTGGAGCATTAGCCAATGGCTGTTTCACCAATGTTGGTAATTGGACATTCCTCTGCTGTTTTTCTCAATTTGGGAGCAATTTTTCAATTTCTAGAATAGGAGAAGCCATTAAGAATGATGAGATTTGTAagattatatataacattttctttatcttgttATTTGGCatgactttatataaataaataaaggaacaaTGGAGAGTGCACTCATGATACTGTCTGTAATTCTGCAGCCATCACAGGTTCAATATGattctagggcagtgatccccaaccagtggctcaggagtaacatgttgcttcccaaccccttggatgttgctcccagtggcctcaaggcaggtgcttatttttgaattcctggcttggaggcaagttttagttgaataaaaacccagtataatgccaaacagagccttctgtagattgccagtccacataggggctataaaatagccaattattgctcctattggcacccccaggagcctttttcatgcttgtgttgctccccaacactttttccatttgaatgtggctcactggtataaaaggttggggatccctgttctaggtAATGGTGCTGTATCATGTTAGCCAGTCGGAAAATTAT from the Xenopus tropicalis strain Nigerian chromosome 5, UCB_Xtro_10.0, whole genome shotgun sequence genome contains:
- the rd3 gene encoding protein RD3 — translated: MAFPSWFRWSDSQLRLPSRNPNDMVVDTLMMELGWQIKQAERLQRDKENEYRKIKTGVDYSWLVSYPKHSFDISPGERLQLEDACSKVHPSYCGPIILRFRQIVAEYDPDVKEVPHLFRSVLQEAAEKMKEEDEVKKLARQWTTKRAMSMSLTTFKSRARIYPFMSDIKTISEDVEREAEPARRVWSMPEFRTTKDD